GGAGGCGAAGAGCACCACCAGCACCACGCCCGAGACGTATTCCGGCGTGGCGGTGGTGATGATCGAGGCGGTGGACAGGGTACGGTCCGTGCGCGAGCCCTCGCGCATTCCCGCCAGCACACCGACCAGCAGCGCCGAGGGCACCATCACCACCATCACCCAGAACATCAGCTTGCCGGTGAGGGCCAGGCGTTCCGCGATCACGCCGCCCACATCGGCCTTGAAGACGGTCGAGGTGCCGAAATCCCCCTGCAGCAGGCCGCAGAAGCCCGGGGGTTCGGGATCGCCGCTGCGCCAGATGCCATCGATGCAGCGCCCGCGCATCCCGCCATCCTCCAGCGTGCGGGTCCAGCCCGGCACCAGGCCCAGCCATTCGCCGTAGCGCACCAGCATCGGCCGGTCATAGCCGTTATTCGACAGCCAGCTTGCGACCTCGGCATCGGTCATGCGGACCGAGCCTTCGCTCTTGGCGACCTTCTCGAGGTTGGGCTGCAGGTTCGTCATGAAGAAGACGATGAAGGTGACGCAAAGCGCGGTCAGGGCCATGACGCCGAAACGGCGCAGGATGAAAGCGAACATGAGGGCCTCTCTGTCGGGCTGGTCGGGTGACGCGCGGGATCAGGAGCAAAAGACCGGAGCCCGATGGCGGGCTCCGGCCGGTGTCGTGCGTCGCGTCAGGCCGCGAAGCCGAGCTTGTAGACGTGGATCTCGTGGCTCGGATGCTTCTCGGCATTGACCACGTCGCCCCGGTGGTGGTTGTAGAGCGACCGCCAGTAGGGCTGGATGATCACGCCGTCGTCGCGCAGGATTTGCTGCACCTTGCCCATGACTTCGCGGCGCTTGTCGGCATCGGCGATGGCCAGGGCCTCGGCGAGGGCCGCGTCGAACTCCGGGTTGGCATAGGCGGATTCGTTCCATGCCTCGCCCGAGCGGTAGGCCAGTGCCAGGATCTGCACGCCCAGGGGCCGGTGGTTCCAGGAGGTGGCCGAGAACGCATG
The Dinoroseobacter shibae DFL 12 = DSM 16493 genome window above contains:
- a CDS encoding ABC transporter permease; translated protein: MFAFILRRFGVMALTALCVTFIVFFMTNLQPNLEKVAKSEGSVRMTDAEVASWLSNNGYDRPMLVRYGEWLGLVPGWTRTLEDGGMRGRCIDGIWRSGDPEPPGFCGLLQGDFGTSTVFKADVGGVIAERLALTGKLMFWVMVVMVPSALLVGVLAGMREGSRTDRTLSTASIITTATPEYVSGVVLVVLFASSTAGLSPLFAEWGWIDGRTILKGSAASAAEDATLENFTLPVLTMALYGMGYIARMTRASMAEVMTAQYIRTARLKGVSFRNIVLKHALRNALIAPFTVIMLQFPWLLTGVVIVETLFNYKGFGWTLVQAASNNDVELLLSCSVVAVIVVLVTQLISDIGYVFLNPRIRIA